The segment CAATCCGGCGGCCGCCTCTGCGCTCCAGGACGCGGACACCCTGCTGCTGCTCGGCACCGACTTCCCCTACCGGGACTGGTATCCCGAGGGCCGCACCGTCATCCAGGTCGACACCGAGGCCACGCACATCGGACGGCGGGTCCCGGTCGAGCTCGGCCTGGTGGGGGACACCGGCGCCACCGTGCGCGACCTGCTGGCCCTGCTCGGCACCGCGCCGTCCGAGGGCGGGGAAGGCGCCCGCGACCGCGCGCACCTGGAGAAGGCCCGCGACCGCTTCGACACCTGGCGCGCCGGCCAGGCCCGGCTGGCCGACCCGTCGCACGACAAGGGACTCCTCGGCCGTGTCCGCTCCGCGCTGGACAACCGCACCCACGACATCCGCCCGGAGGCGCTGGCCGCCCTCGTCGACAGGATCGCCGCGGACGACGCCGTCTTCACCTCCGACACGGGCATGGCGACGGTGTGGCTCTCCCGCTTCGTCGAGATGCGCGGCGAGCGGCGGCTGATCGGGTCCTACAACCTCGGCTCGATGGCCAACGCGATGCCCCAGGCGCTGGGCGCCCAGTTCCTGGACCGCGAGCGCCAGGTCGTGGCCTTCTGCGGCGACGGCGGACTCGCCATGCTCCTCGGCGACCTCATGACCCTGAAGACGTACCGTCTGCCCGTCAAGCTCGTGGTCTTCGACAACCGTCGCCTCGGAATGGTCAAGCTGGAACAGGAGCAGGCCGGACTCCCCGAGTTCGGCACCGTCCTCGACAACCCCGACTTCGCCGCCGTCGCCCGGGCGATGGGCATCCCCGGCATCCGGGTGACCGACCCGGAGCGACTGGAGGACGCCGTACGCGAGGCCTTCGCCGCTCCCGGTCCGGTGCTGCTCGACGTCCTCACCAACCCCGACGAGATCGCCGTGCCCGCCAAGCCGACCGTCGAGCAGGGCTGGGGGTTCGCCGTCGCCAAGGTGAAGGAGATCGTCCGCAGCCACGGGGACGCCGCCGAGGACTGAGCGCCGCGCGGTCAGGCGGGGGGCGTCGGTCGCGTGCCGCTCCAGCGGAGGGTGACGTCGAGATGGGTGCTCGTGCCGGCGCTCGCCAGGACCGCGCCGAGCTTGGCGTCCAGGACGACACCGAAGGTGACCTCCACCTCGTCGGGCCGCTCGGCGATGTCACGGAACCGGCCGATCACCTCGGAGGCGGCGGCGGTGATCGGCGCCAGGGCCTCGCGCAGCGTGGCTCCCGCGGTCTCCAGGCGGGTCCCGAGCCCCACGGCTCCGGTGCCGGAGCGGGCGGGTGGCGCCACGAGGACGGCGGTGCCGTCGTCGAGGGTGAACCGTACGGCGTCCGGCATGGTGGCTCCCGTGTGCGTCAGGGCTGGTTCAGCGGGCGGCAGAGCGGTCCGGGGGGCGGCGGGGACGCGCCCCGGGTGTAACCCAGTTCCTTCTGGACCTTGTCGAGGGCTTCCAGCAGCGGCGTCAGCGGCTTGCCGTTCGCGTAGTCCAGGACCGCGCGGTAGAAGGCGGCGGACACGTCGGGATCCATCGCGTCCGCGGCGCTGAAGCACAGCGTGTAGCGGGGCGAGCGGAGCATCCCGGCGATCCGGCCCTGCGTGGCGTCGGCGTACGTCGTCACCCGGCTGTCGGCGGAGAGGGCGAAACCGGGTTCGTCCACCCAGGCCTGCTGCGCCCGCGCGCCGGCCAGGTAGGCGATGAACTCGTCGGCGCTGCGGTTCCCGGTGAACTTCCCGACGAAGTCCGCCGAGACCTCCAGGGTCTCCCGCGAGGACGGAACGTACGTGTACCCGCCGTCCCTCACCCGGGTCGGCGCGAAGGCCATCGCGGACAGGGCGCCGTGGCTCAGCGCGCACCCCCTTCTCGTCATCTCCTCGGCTGCGTCACGGAAGTTGAACGTGGCCGCGTCCTCGCGGGCGCCGGCCACGAGGTCCCCCCACGCGGTCCACGCCTTCTCGACGGCACCCGCACGCCAGGGCGCGTCGCCCGAGGCCCACGCGGTGTACGGCCCGACTCCCCGCTCGGCGAGCAGGATGTCCGCGATCCAGTCGGCGCCCGGCCAGCCCGAGGTCGGACCGGACTCCAGGCCCAGGCACCACCGGTCGGCACGGGAGCGCAGCGCCGTCAGGTCCGTCGGGGGACGCGGGGTGACGGCGGCGTCGTACCAGATCAGGCTCTTGACGTCGGCCTTGACGGGAACGGCGTAGACGTCCGCGCCGTGCATGCCGAGCCCGCGGAACGGCTGCACGAACGCGTCCGTGTCGACGTCGAGTCTGCGCAGGGCCCCCTCCTCGCGGTACTTGGCGATCGCCCCGACGCTGGGCAGCACCGCCAGATCGGGCTCCGCGTCCGCGGCCACCGCCGCGTCGAGCTGCTGCGTCAGGGCGCGGGTGACCTGCGGTTCGACGTCGATGTCGTGGTCCTTCTCGAAGGCCTTGACGACCGCGTAGAACGCCTTGAACTCGGTCCCGGACCACGGGACCATGACCGTCACCTTGGCCTTCTCCGGTTCGCCGCACGCGACCGGCGCCACGATCAGCGCGAGGACCAGGGCGCAGCGCACGAGAGGTGCCGTGAGTCCTCTCATGGGCGCGGGAACCGGTACTCGGCGAGGCGCGGACGGTAGGCCAGGTATGCGAGCGCGCCGGCGGCGGCGAGCACCGGCAGGGCGATCGCCGCGGCGGGCGGCGCGGTCGTGCACATGGCGACGCCGACCGCCGCGGTGGCCAGTACGGCCACGCCGAGCGCCGGGCTCGGGTAGCGGCGGAAACGACGCACGACGATACGGCCGGTCACGCCGACCAGCAGCAGCATGACCACGAGCGGCCCGGTGAACAGCGGCCACAGCAGGCCGGGATCGCGCCAGCCCGAGCGGAGCTGGTCCTTCCTGGCCCGGTCCTCCAGCAGCGCGAGGTCCCTGAGCGACTGTCTGAGGCCGCCGGTGAAGGGCACCGGCCGGCTCCCTTCGTACTCCGGCGCGTCGTCCAGCGCGTCGCGTGCCCGGGCCACGCCCGGCGCCCCGTCCAGCACGGCCGTGTTGGCCAGCTGCACGCACGTCGCCAACTGGCCCTGGACGAACTGGATGTGGCTCAGTCCCCGTTCCCCGGCCGCGTTGCCCTCCGTCGCCGAGGTGAGGTGGGAACGGACGCGGGCGGTGGCGTTGGCGAAGTCGTCGCCGGTACCGGTCAGACCGATCGCGCCGATCCCGGACACGGCGTCGAGCGCGTCGTTCGCCTTCCCTGCCTGGTCGTACGCCTCCCGGATGTGCCGGACGGCCGCGCCCGTGCGGTCGGCGGCGGCGATCTGCTCCCCGGCCCGGTCCGCCACGACCAGGTACAGCAGCGCCGTCACCGCCACCGTGCCCAGCACCCCCGCCCTGAGCCGCCGCAGCGCCACGACCGGATGCGGGACGCGCAGCCGTGCGCGGGTCACGGCGCGTCCCTCGGCCGGTCGGTGAGGTCCGCGTCCGCGTAACGGTGTCCGCACTCCTCGCAGAACCTCGCCGTGGGCGACGTGGACGTCGTACCGCACCGGGGGCACACGCGCGGCAGCCCGGCCTCCCGGGGCGGCGGACCGCCGGCGTCGACCGCCCTTCTCGCGGTCTTGGTCGAATCGACGCCGATGCCGAGGATCCGGCCCCGGGAGACGTCCCGCCGCAGCCGCAGCGCGCCGTCGGGGCCCCCGGCCGCCACCGAGCGCAGCAGCCGCAGGCGGGTGGTGTCCCCGAGGGACTGCGCGAGGCCGATCGCGAGACGCAGTTCGCGGTCCGCGCGGTCGAGGTCCCCGCGCAGATGGGCGTCGGCGCAGGCGCGCATGGCCATGCCGAGTTCGCGTTCGTTCTCCACGCGGGTGAGGTCGGGGGAGCGCGGGATCCCGAAGCCGGGCGTCGAGCGGCGGCGCACGATCATGGGCATGGTCGGTGAGCAGGGCCGCCGCCCTCCGTCGGGGAACTCGGCATGCAGCGTGACGCGGGCGGCCCGCAGGGTCTCGTCTACGGTCAGGCTTCCCGGGTCCACCCGCAGCGACATCTGGTACTGCCGGGTCTCCGGGGGCCAGGAGCCGAGAGGTATGTGGGTCTCCTCGCCGCGCTGCTGACGCGCCGTCAGCTCCGCCTCGACCGGGCGGGTCTGCCGGACGAACGCCAGCCGGAACAGGCTGTTGAGCCGCAGGCCGAGATACACCCTCGGCACGACGATCCGCTGCGCCGCGTCCATCAGCCGGGTGAAGTCCGCCGTGAGGTCGGAGAGGGTGACGACGGCCTCGGCGCCGCCGTGCAGGGCCTCCGTGACGCGCAGGAGTTCGGTGTAGTGCCAGTCGTCGCCCAGGCCCCGTGCGTCGCAGACGAAACGGTCGGTGCAGCTCGCGAGGACCTCGTCGAGCTGCCCGGGTGTCTCGTGCTCGTCCTTGCCGTCCGTGTACAGCACCGCGTGGCGCACGGTGGCGGGGGAGTCCACCGACGCGAACAGCTCACGGGCACAGGCCAGCCACCGGCCGATCGCCGTGCCCCCCTCGGGCAGCTGGCCCGCGATCCGGAGTCTGGCGTCCTCCCGGGTCCGGGCGTCGACACGGGCCAGGCCACCCGTCGCCGGGAAGATCACCTCGGCCTCGTGGTGCCCGGCGACGACCGCCAGGAGGGTGCCGTCGCGCAGGGTGTCCACGGCCGCGCACATCGCGCGTTTCGCCTCGTCCAGCTTGTGACCCGCCATGGACAGCGAGCGGTCCATGATGAGGACCTCGGCACGGCGGGCCCCCGCGGCCGGGCCTGCGACGGACCGCGCAGTGACGGTGATCAGGGCGTCCGCCCGCTCCTCGTCGTAGGGCAGATCCGCGGGTGCGTCCACTTCCAGGGCGAAGCCGAGCCCCAAGGGCGAGCTGTCCCCCACCGGCACCACCCGATCGTGTCGCTGCGTCTTCCCCTACGGAGCGTGCTCACCATCCCGACGGAAAGCGCCTAGGAGCTTAGCCTGCCGGACGCCGCTCCGAAACGGGAACGACCCGTTCTGCCGCGCCTGCCCTGCCGTCCCCGGCCCAGCGGCGGCCGCAGCCGGTTCGCCAGGTCCACCAGGGCCACGTACTCCCGTTCGGTCGCCGCGTGCGGTCCGAGCGCGCGGACCGCGTCGGACAGCTTCAGCCGGTCGCGGGTGCGCAGGAACTCCGCGTACTGGATCTCGGCCCGCAGCGAGGCGGCCGCCGCCTCGTCCACGTCCAGGCC is part of the Streptomyces asoensis genome and harbors:
- a CDS encoding ABC transporter substrate-binding protein, producing the protein MRGLTAPLVRCALVLALIVAPVACGEPEKAKVTVMVPWSGTEFKAFYAVVKAFEKDHDIDVEPQVTRALTQQLDAAVAADAEPDLAVLPSVGAIAKYREEGALRRLDVDTDAFVQPFRGLGMHGADVYAVPVKADVKSLIWYDAAVTPRPPTDLTALRSRADRWCLGLESGPTSGWPGADWIADILLAERGVGPYTAWASGDAPWRAGAVEKAWTAWGDLVAGAREDAATFNFRDAAEEMTRRGCALSHGALSAMAFAPTRVRDGGYTYVPSSRETLEVSADFVGKFTGNRSADEFIAYLAGARAQQAWVDEPGFALSADSRVTTYADATQGRIAGMLRSPRYTLCFSAADAMDPDVSAAFYRAVLDYANGKPLTPLLEALDKVQKELGYTRGASPPPPGPLCRPLNQP
- a CDS encoding CU044_2847 family protein translates to MPDAVRFTLDDGTAVLVAPPARSGTGAVGLGTRLETAGATLREALAPITAAASEVIGRFRDIAERPDEVEVTFGVVLDAKLGAVLASAGTSTHLDVTLRWSGTRPTPPA
- a CDS encoding VWA domain-containing protein, producing MPVGDSSPLGLGFALEVDAPADLPYDEERADALITVTARSVAGPAAGARRAEVLIMDRSLSMAGHKLDEAKRAMCAAVDTLRDGTLLAVVAGHHEAEVIFPATGGLARVDARTREDARLRIAGQLPEGGTAIGRWLACARELFASVDSPATVRHAVLYTDGKDEHETPGQLDEVLASCTDRFVCDARGLGDDWHYTELLRVTEALHGGAEAVVTLSDLTADFTRLMDAAQRIVVPRVYLGLRLNSLFRLAFVRQTRPVEAELTARQQRGEETHIPLGSWPPETRQYQMSLRVDPGSLTVDETLRAARVTLHAEFPDGGRRPCSPTMPMIVRRRSTPGFGIPRSPDLTRVENERELGMAMRACADAHLRGDLDRADRELRLAIGLAQSLGDTTRLRLLRSVAAGGPDGALRLRRDVSRGRILGIGVDSTKTARRAVDAGGPPPREAGLPRVCPRCGTTSTSPTARFCEECGHRYADADLTDRPRDAP